GGTTGATTGGAGTGTAGACTGAGTGACTCCTCGGGGATTCAGCGTCACAGATGAGACCCTGGAGCGAGTGAAGCGGCTCATCGGACGCCCCCAGGAAAGCACTCAGTCGGAACGGAGATCAACCCCTCGTTTTGAAAAAGGACTATACTTTTAATTTGTCACCTTGATTTCATTGACATAATAGTATTTCAACAACATGACTAGTGATAACACTAGTAAGCTATTTTCTATCATTAATGAGAAATGTTATTTACCACGTCCTTTAATATTATTATCCCAGTATTCCATCCACTCGGCTTCTTTTTCCGACATAAGCTGCCAATCAATATCAAAAGTTTTTAAATCTAGCTCTTGGAACCATTCAGGCATTGTTGCTTTATCGATATCAGAACGTGTAGGAATCTGATAATAATCATTAGCTAGTTGCGTGACCATACCCTTTTCAAATAGGAATTCAACGAACAGCTTTGCATTTTCTAAGTTTTTCGCATTGTTGACAACAGCTACACCATCTACTAAAATTGGTGCACCACTTTTTGGATAAATGTAGTCAAAAGGATAATCTGTCGTATATTTTTTTAATAAAATATCTTGCAGATTCCATAACGAAACACTGCCCTCCTGACGAGTAAGCTTTAAATAAAGTGCATTTGGATCTTGTGTATATTCTTTTGTATTGGCATCTAATTGTAATAGCCAATCATAGCCCTTTTCAGGGGAATCATCACCTTGACGTACAATCATCGAGGAATAAATAGTCCGCATAGTTCCAGATGCTAAAACACCACGAATTAAAATTTTATCCTTCAATTTAGGATCTAATAAGTCATCCCAATCCTGTGGTCCAGATTCTTTCGTTAATACATCACTGTTAATCATAATTACTTCGGGTAGAAGCATTTCACCAAACCAACGTCCTTCTGCATCTTTATGCGCAGTATTGATGGAATCGATAAAACTTGGCTTCCATGCATGAAGTAAATCCTCATTGGCCCCAACAATAAGCGCTGATTGTGTACCACCCCACCAGAAATCAGCCTGTGGGTTTGCCTTCTCACCACGTAGACGCTCTAAAATTTGCTGAGCCCCCATTGTCAAAAACTCTACCTCAATGTCTGGATACTTTTCATTAAATTGATCGATTACCTTCTGTACCATCTCCTCATCGCGACCAGTATAAATAACTAACTTGCCTGATGGTGATGTTTCAACATCAGCCTTTTCAGGATTTGGCGTTTTGTCATCATTTGTAGAATTCTTGTTGTTATCACTACTACATGCAGCTAAGACAATGAGCATTAGCACAAGGAAAAAACCGAAAATACGCGATTTTTTCATCCTCTTCTCCTTTCTCCAATTGAGTAACTTGCATATAGCAGTATAATACGGAGGTAACACAATAATGTTAGAATTATTAAAAAATTCTAATTGCCCTCATCATAAACTAAGTAAATATTGGTTATCAACGCCATCATTACAAAATTCGAAAAAACTCCTTAAAAAGGGCTAACCATTTTTAAGGAGCTTCATTTAAATTATGCGTTTTTATTGTTAATTGGTTCTAAAAAAGTGTCTTTTTGTCGACGTTGGGTAAGAATTGTAGGAAGCATCATCCCGACAATGACAAGAATTATACCGATTATTTGTATAGTAGTTAATGGTTCATGTAGAACAATAACGGAAACTGTAACTGCTACAGGAAGTTCTATCGCACTTAATATGGAGGCAAGGGCACCACCAATTTTCGGAATGGCTATTGAAAATAAGTAAATTGGCAAAATAATGCCCAAAAGCCCTAAAGCTAATCCATACTTCCATAAGCCTTGAACAAATAATTTTCCATTCCATATAATTTCAGGGTTCAGGACGATACTAATTAAAATAAGTGCAACGAAGGATACAATTAACACACGGGCAGTAGTTGTAATACCTTCCACAGGTCGTGAGTTAAATTGAATAAAACAAGCAAAGCTAAATGCAGCAGCAAAGCCAAACAGCCACCCTTTTATTGGGATGCCACTTAGATCCACATTTAACACACCAGCGGCTAAAATGGTTCCTGCAAATAAAATAATAAGAGAAATCACTTCTGGACGACTTGGTAACCGTTTATGTAATGCACAATCTAACAGTAGACCAATCCAGGTAAATTGAAAGAGCATCACTACTGCTAAAGAAGCAGGTAGATATCTTAATGATTCTCCATAAACAATACCTGTAGTTCCAGTAAGCAGTCCTGCGCAAACCAAAATAGCTAGCCCGCTTTTCGATGGCTTGGGTAATTGTCTTTGTGTTATTAAAAAAATAGTGAGGACTAGTAAGAAGCCAATAATATATTGACTTGATACAGCCTCCCCTGATGTAAAGCCATGTTGCATAGCTACTTTGACAATTGTCGACAGTACTCCATAGCTACTAGAGGCAATAACAATCAGTAGAGGATATAGTAAATTAGTTTTCATATTTTTGCGATTCACTTCCTAAATTTGCTTCACCATATGATGAAAAGGTTCATCAATAATTGACCATGGTTCTGTAATGACGAAGCCTAAACGTTCATACAAACGACGTGCATTTTCTTTTTGAGTTTCAACATTTAACGATAGTTTTTTAAAGCCTCGCTGCTTTGTTAGTTCCTCTGCATATTGAAGCAGCAATGTACCAATTCCTTTACCACGAGCCTCAGATGTAACACATACTGTATCAATATAGTACTCGTCCTCGTGAGCCTCTTGATCAATGATAATAGAAGGTGCATTTTTAGATTTCAGCCATTTTACAAGGTTAGCATCCATCTCAATAGCCTGCTCGCCATTGTAATAAACAAGAATTCCTAATACGTGTTCATCCTCAATGGCTACATAAGTATTTAAATAAGAATGTCGATTATCTTCACGTTTGAAAAGGTTTGATAATTCTCGTTTAACAGCTTCCTCTGTCTGTTCACCAGTTAAACGATTGGCAATATCACCAATAGCATCCATTATTAATGGAACAACGGCATGGGCATCCTGTGGTTGCGCTTGTCGAATTGTTATACTCATTGTCAAAATCCCTACCTTTCTATAGGCAAGTATAACAAAGATAGAAGATGACTCAAGTTTTAAGTCAAGGATGCTCGCATTCCTATTCTTCAGAAAACTTTAACTTCTTTCAGCGGAAATCTCCCATCTCTATAGGTGGTGAGATGAATTCGAATCTAAGCTACTTTTCAGAGGGTCCAAACACCCGTTGAAATAGAGGAACTCAGTCTAAGAACGCAACGTCCTGTGGCAATTTATCTGTGCGAAAGCGAAAGGAAGTTAATAAAGGATGTTAGCCTAAAATCATCGCATCCATGCGATAACGGCTAACTGACCTGCGTTACGCGGGCCTAAACACAAAGCCGATTCCAGACGCAATTATGCCGAGGCATAATTAATACATAAGCCCACCACTATGGAGGATTAAGGAAAGGCGTCTTCATGAAGTTTCACTTTATGCGACAACTATTTTCATGTTAATCTATAATGAATAGACTTTTGGGAGGACAACAATGACAAAGGATGAGAAGGATTTTATATTAGTCTATGGAGATGCTTTTATCGACTATATTGCTGATGATGTAACAAATACATCTTTTACTAAATATATGGGTGGGGCGACTGTAAATGTGGCAGCGGGTATTAGCCGTATTGGTGCGCCATCTGCATTAATTACCATTACTGGGGATGACGAGGGCTCACAATTTGTGAGAGATGGACTTGCGCAAGAAGGGGTGACCCTGGATTATGCAGTTTTTAACCCTGCAAAACGTGTTAGCGGTGTCTATGTGCATTTAACTGAAGCATGTGAGCGAATTTTTAAAGATTATGTCGATGAGACGCCAGATTTACAAGTAGAAGCGTCCCAATTGAATGAAGAAGCTTTTAAACATGCCTCTGCGTTAACTGTTTGTTCAGGTACAATGTTCCATCCTACAGCACTTGAAACAACACGTGCTGCAGTAGAAATGGCTAAGGAAAAAGGGGCCATTATTGCGATGGATGCAAATATAAGACCTCTACGCTGGAGCAGTGAGGAAATCTGCCGTGAAACAGTCACATCTTTTTTTGAACAGGTAGATATTTTAAAGGTCACAGATGATGAACTTTTCTTCCTCACAGAGACAACAAATTTGGCAGAGGGAATTGAGCATTTAAACAGCTATCTAGTGCCAATTATTTTAGTTACTGTTGGTGAAAACGGCACATATGCAGTATTAAACGGTGAGACGGTTCATGTACCAACAGAGAAGGTAGTGCCAGTGGATACTACAGGTGCCGGGGATGCTTTTATGGCTGGTGTATTACGTGATGTTCATTACAATGGCTTACCTACAACAGAAGAGGAGCTTATTCGTTGTGTAAGCTTTGGCAATAAACTAGGTGCTTTAGCGGCAACAAAAGCGGGGGCTTTAACAGCTCTTCCTTATTATGATGATATTAAGCATTTGCTTAAATAATCATGTGGAGCGTGTATAAATGGAGAAGAACTATGATGTGTTAGTGAAGGATCGATTATTTTTCGGTGGGGCAAAGGATGCTGAAGCGGCTTTTGAGCATGAGTCCGTTGATATTGTAATAGATGTTCGGGTAAATGGCCTTACCCCAGAAGAACAGAATGAGTCTGCATATCTGTACAAGCATTTACCGATAGCTGATGATGATTTAGAGGTAGCACCATCTATAAAAAAGGTAGCCGATGAAATCATTTCTGCCTATGAGAATGGCCAGAAGGTATACTTTCATTGCGGAAGTGGCGGTGGACGAGCAGGTGTTGCAGCCACAGCTGTATTGATGGAGCTTGGATTTGCTAGCTCTCTAGAGGTGGCTGAAGCGGCTGTAAAGGAGGCACGACCACAAGTAACAATCCGTCCAAAAATGGCGGATGCTTTGCGAAAACTATATAAATAATAATTAGGGGAGTACCATAAATTATTTTGGTACTTCTTTTCTATAAAATGGTCCTTTTTAGCAAAAAACATAACTAAATAGATTTGTATTTCCTTATAATGGAGTTTCCTTAATTTTGTTCTATACATATTAGAACAAAATTTGTTATAGTAGTGGTATAACAATAAATTGAGGTGATCAGTATGATAGAGCAGTTAGGGAGTATTCCATGGGCAATCATAGCACCACTAATCATCGTACAATTAATTTTAATGATTGTAGCTCTATTTGACTTACGAAAAATTCACGCTACGAATGGTCCTAAGATTTTATGGGTTTTAATAATTGTTTTTGTTAATCTACTTGGACCCATTGCATACTTTATTGTTGGGAGAAAACAAACATGACAATATTGCTTAAAGTAACAGGTCTGACTAAGCAATTTGCAGAAAAAGTTGTAGTGGATGATATTGATTTCACACTAGAAGAAAATACATCAACAGCTTTGATTGGACCGAATGGTGCAGGGAAAACAACAACTTTATCGATGTTAACCGGCCTTTTAAAGCCAACTTCCGGAAGTGTAAAGATGCAGAATGGTGAGGTAAGAGACAACATTGGTTTTTTACCACAATATCCACAATTTCATCCTTGGTTAAGTGCGATAGAGTTTACAGAAATGGCTGCTAAATTAAATGGAGTCCCTGCTAAGAGCGCTAAAAAAGATGCACAAAAAACGCTTGAATTTGTTGGATTGGGTAATGATTTAAATAAGAAAATTGCCACATTTTCAGGTGGTATGAAGCAACGTCTTGGCATTTCCCAGGCAATTGTGCATAAGCCTAAATTACTGTTATTAGATGAGCCTGTTTCTGCTTTAGATCCAGTAGGACGAAGGGAAGTTCTTGATTTATTAAAGGGCTTACAGCAAGAAACGACTATTTTATATTCCACACATATTTTAAATGATGCAGAGGAAATGACAGATCAGCTATTATTTTTACGTGATGGCAAATTAGTAGAGCAAGGAACATTGCGAGAGGTACGCCAGCGCTTTGATGAGCTCCATTATGTCGTAGAATTTAGCTCCGAAGAAGAGGCAAAACATTTTACTGATCAATATGAGCCAAAAGGCAAAGTCAAGGGCTGTTTTGTTTATATAGCAATTATTGATGAGGGGCCAAGTATGCAGCAGCTACTGAAATATTTAAGTGATACACCTTATAAAATTCGAAAAGTTGAAAGACAAACGGCTTCACTTGAAGAAATTTTTATGAAGGTGGCGAAAAGAATATGAGAGGATTTAACGTACTACTGCATAAGGAATTTAGAGAAGCTTGGCGAAGCAGGAAGTTCTTATGGATACCTCTTGTATTCGCATTACTAGGTATGAGTGATCCACTGACGAACTATTATATGATAGATATTTTAAATGCTGTTGGAAATGTACCAGAAGGATTTGAAATGTTGTTACCAGAGTTAATGCCCGTTGATTTATTACAGGCTTCTATTGGACAGTTTCAAACAATAGGGTTATTAGTAATAATGGCTACTTTCGTTGGATCAATTAGTAAGGAGCGCGCAAATGGAATGGCGACACTCTTATATGTTCGTCCAATTTCATTTGCTGCATATTTTCTAAGTAAGCTTACGGTTTTAAGTGTTATAGGTTTGGTAAGTATTATAGCAGGCTTTACAGGTAGTGTTTATTACACAGTAATTTTATATGGTTCATTTGATGTAGCAACACTTCTAGCAAGCTTTTGTACTTATTATGTTTGGCTGGTATTTGTACTAGCGGTCACACTTCTAATGAGTGCAGCATTTAAAACAACTATTGCTACAGCATTTACGTTCATTGTCATTTTTGTTGGACAGATTATAGATGCATTGGTGGGCTCATTTTGGACCATATCACCGTGGAAAATGCCGGCATATGGTGTACAGCTTATCCGTGGTACGATGGAAATGTCGGATTATTGGTGGAGTATACTAATTACGGTTGTACTACTTATAGCTTGTATCGTTTTAGGAATATGGACCATGAAGAAGAATGCTGCAATGACAAAGATTTAGAGCAATTTAAAAAATGGTGAAATGGCTAGCAAAATAAAGTGCTAGTCCTTTTTTGTTGTATAGTATATAGTTTTTTAATGGATTTAAAAATACATATTGATGCACAGCTTGAATGAATAGGGAGGTGTGAGATGGCATCCATTATCTATTATATAGTACAGCTGGGGAACAGCTATTATCACGGGTCAGATGAAGATTCTATGCTTACTACAGATGAAGAGCAGGCATTTGCTTTTACGAATAGTGATACAGCGGAGCAATTAGCCACCAAGGTTAATGGAACTGTTTTGACAAGAGAGGTCAGCTTTGAAGAACTAGAGGAACTTTCAGCAGACCATTGGACAGAATATAATGCACTGCCAAAAGATGAACGTGACATAATTGAATCCTTTTGCAGCAAACTTAAACTAGGCAAAGATGAATAAATTTCAGGTGAGTCGATCATTTTATCCCTTCAAATAATGTAAATTCACAAACTGTTCAATGAAAGCGTTTTGAATGTGAACAGTTTGTGAAAAACCTCACATAATGCTTTTCTTTTGAAAAAATCGGAGTAGAATAGGAATCAAGTTAGAAGTTGTTATAAAACAGATGGATAAAAATATTACCAATAGCTTAATTGTTATAATACAAAAACAAATTGATGGAGGATTTTACTATGTGGGTTATTACAGTATTTGAGCAAAAAGATGTTCGTATTTTTGAATATACAAACAAGAAGGAAGCAACACAAGCACTTCAGCATTTTAAGAAAAACGCAGTATTGTCTTATACAAAATAATCTTAACCCTTAGCTATCTCAAAACGTAGCTAAGGGTTTTGTTCTTTTATACAAACAACAACAGGAACTATTCATTTATTGTTAATTCTATCTTCTTTCTTCGCTTCATCTGTACCTTTTCTTGGAATCTTAGTCATTTAGGCATATAATGTAGCTATAACTCGAAATTTGTCAAATAACTCGGAAAATATGAAAACTAACATGTGAAGGAAGGTTAGTAAATTGACAATACAAAATTCCGATCGTTTTCTTACAGCATTTAATCGGATAGATCATAGGTTAAGAGATATTGTGGGTGCCAAAGATTTCATGCCCTTTTACCGACTGATTGATCAAGCAAAGAAGAAGGATGTACTAGTGCGGAAATACGAAGATGATTTGAGGTCCTATGCAGACCTGAGAAATGCCATTGTACATCATCGAACATCGATGGAATTTGTGATAGCTGAGCCACATCTTGATGTGGTTAAAAGAATTGAGCATATTGATTCAACTATTGCTAAGCCTACATTGGTTGGACAAATGTTTCGCAAAAAAGTGCTTGTTTTTCAGGAAAGAGATTCCTTAAGGCATGTGTTGAAGGTTATTCGTCAACGTAAATTCACACAGTTTCCTGTATACC
This genomic stretch from Lysinibacillus pakistanensis harbors:
- a CDS encoding CBS domain-containing protein encodes the protein MTIQNSDRFLTAFNRIDHRLRDIVGAKDFMPFYRLIDQAKKKDVLVRKYEDDLRSYADLRNAIVHHRTSMEFVIAEPHLDVVKRIEHIDSTIAKPTLVGQMFRKKVLVFQERDSLRHVLKVIRQRKFTQFPVYHKDQFKGLVTTVGITNWLATMMGGNQIPKQIPTLHDILMHEKNRVNYKFVSRYITIYEAEDIFKQGVERGRRFEALLITEHGKPQQKLIGIITPLDIVKID
- a CDS encoding ABC transporter ATP-binding protein, with the protein product MTILLKVTGLTKQFAEKVVVDDIDFTLEENTSTALIGPNGAGKTTTLSMLTGLLKPTSGSVKMQNGEVRDNIGFLPQYPQFHPWLSAIEFTEMAAKLNGVPAKSAKKDAQKTLEFVGLGNDLNKKIATFSGGMKQRLGISQAIVHKPKLLLLDEPVSALDPVGRREVLDLLKGLQQETTILYSTHILNDAEEMTDQLLFLRDGKLVEQGTLREVRQRFDELHYVVEFSSEEEAKHFTDQYEPKGKVKGCFVYIAIIDEGPSMQQLLKYLSDTPYKIRKVERQTASLEEIFMKVAKRI
- a CDS encoding protein-tyrosine phosphatase family protein — encoded protein: MEKNYDVLVKDRLFFGGAKDAEAAFEHESVDIVIDVRVNGLTPEEQNESAYLYKHLPIADDDLEVAPSIKKVADEIISAYENGQKVYFHCGSGGGRAGVAATAVLMELGFASSLEVAEAAVKEARPQVTIRPKMADALRKLYK
- a CDS encoding ABC transporter permease — its product is MRGFNVLLHKEFREAWRSRKFLWIPLVFALLGMSDPLTNYYMIDILNAVGNVPEGFEMLLPELMPVDLLQASIGQFQTIGLLVIMATFVGSISKERANGMATLLYVRPISFAAYFLSKLTVLSVIGLVSIIAGFTGSVYYTVILYGSFDVATLLASFCTYYVWLVFVLAVTLLMSAAFKTTIATAFTFIVIFVGQIIDALVGSFWTISPWKMPAYGVQLIRGTMEMSDYWWSILITVVLLIACIVLGIWTMKKNAAMTKI
- a CDS encoding carbohydrate kinase family protein, which codes for MTKDEKDFILVYGDAFIDYIADDVTNTSFTKYMGGATVNVAAGISRIGAPSALITITGDDEGSQFVRDGLAQEGVTLDYAVFNPAKRVSGVYVHLTEACERIFKDYVDETPDLQVEASQLNEEAFKHASALTVCSGTMFHPTALETTRAAVEMAKEKGAIIAMDANIRPLRWSSEEICRETVTSFFEQVDILKVTDDELFFLTETTNLAEGIEHLNSYLVPIILVTVGENGTYAVLNGETVHVPTEKVVPVDTTGAGDAFMAGVLRDVHYNGLPTTEEELIRCVSFGNKLGALAATKAGALTALPYYDDIKHLLK
- a CDS encoding DMT family transporter, producing MKTNLLYPLLIVIASSSYGVLSTIVKVAMQHGFTSGEAVSSQYIIGFLLVLTIFLITQRQLPKPSKSGLAILVCAGLLTGTTGIVYGESLRYLPASLAVVMLFQFTWIGLLLDCALHKRLPSRPEVISLIILFAGTILAAGVLNVDLSGIPIKGWLFGFAAAFSFACFIQFNSRPVEGITTTARVLIVSFVALILISIVLNPEIIWNGKLFVQGLWKYGLALGLLGIILPIYLFSIAIPKIGGALASILSAIELPVAVTVSVIVLHEPLTTIQIIGIILVIVGMMLPTILTQRRQKDTFLEPINNKNA
- a CDS encoding PLDc N-terminal domain-containing protein, whose product is MIEQLGSIPWAIIAPLIIVQLILMIVALFDLRKIHATNGPKILWVLIIVFVNLLGPIAYFIVGRKQT
- a CDS encoding GNAT family N-acetyltransferase yields the protein MSITIRQAQPQDAHAVVPLIMDAIGDIANRLTGEQTEEAVKRELSNLFKREDNRHSYLNTYVAIEDEHVLGILVYYNGEQAIEMDANLVKWLKSKNAPSIIIDQEAHEDEYYIDTVCVTSEARGKGIGTLLLQYAEELTKQRGFKKLSLNVETQKENARRLYERLGFVITEPWSIIDEPFHHMVKQI
- a CDS encoding extracellular solute-binding protein, yielding MKKSRIFGFFLVLMLIVLAACSSDNNKNSTNDDKTPNPEKADVETSPSGKLVIYTGRDEEMVQKVIDQFNEKYPDIEVEFLTMGAQQILERLRGEKANPQADFWWGGTQSALIVGANEDLLHAWKPSFIDSINTAHKDAEGRWFGEMLLPEVIMINSDVLTKESGPQDWDDLLDPKLKDKILIRGVLASGTMRTIYSSMIVRQGDDSPEKGYDWLLQLDANTKEYTQDPNALYLKLTRQEGSVSLWNLQDILLKKYTTDYPFDYIYPKSGAPILVDGVAVVNNAKNLENAKLFVEFLFEKGMVTQLANDYYQIPTRSDIDKATMPEWFQELDLKTFDIDWQLMSEKEAEWMEYWDNNIKGRGK